Within Alkalidesulfovibrio alkalitolerans DSM 16529, the genomic segment CCGAAGGTGTCGTTGATCTCCTTGAAGCCGTCCAGGTCGATGAAAATCACAGCCGCCTGTGCGTCCTGGTTGCGGGCCTGGGCCAGCGCTCGGGGCAGATTCTCTTCCAGACTCAGGCGGTTGCGAAGGCCCGTAAGCACGTCGCGGTAGGCGAGCGCGGCCGGGTCGGATTTCTCGTTCTCCTCAAGGCCGTGGGCGATGCAAAAGAACGATTCGTGCACCGGCGAGAAGACCACGTTCATGCCGACGCGGCGGTGGCGGCCATCCTTGCACAGGAAGCGAAAGGAGAGATTGGTCGAGCCGATGTCCGAGGTGACGAGCTTTTGCAGGTCCGCCAGGGCGCGCTCGCGGTCGTCGAAGTGGATGAACTCGACCAGATAGGCAGCCTGAAGCTCGTCACGCGAGAAGCCGACGTGTTCTTCCCAGTGGGTGTTCACGTCCTCGAACATGCCGTCCAGCGAGATCACGGCCGCCATGTCCACGCTCAGCGAAAGCCATGCGTAGCGCTCCATGTAGAGCAGCTGACGCACGCCCTCCTGACCGTAGTCGTCCAATGGAATGCAGGCGATCTGCATGCGCTCCCCCCTTGGCGAAATCGCGATGATTCCACCAGCAAAGGGTTACGTCGTCATGTCACGTCCGACGCTACCCATCCCCACGGGGCTTCTTGCCCAACTCCGAGCCCTATGGCAATGGGATAAGCGGAAAATTTCGTCGGGACCGTAACGACCCCGAGTTCGCCCGCGTGCCGGGGCTGACCGTCCTCAATTGGGCTTAACGCTGGCCGAAGCCTCCGCCGCCCGGCGTTTCGATGCGCAGGATGGTTCCGGCCGGGAACCTGCGGCTGAACTTGCCCGGCAGTTCGGTCGTCTCGCCGTCGATTCGGGCCGTGTTGCGGCCCGGCTC encodes:
- a CDS encoding sensor domain-containing diguanylate cyclase translates to MQIACIPLDDYGQEGVRQLLYMERYAWLSLSVDMAAVISLDGMFEDVNTHWEEHVGFSRDELQAAYLVEFIHFDDRERALADLQKLVTSDIGSTNLSFRFLCKDGRHRRVGMNVVFSPVHESFFCIAHGLEENEKSDPAALAYRDVLTGLRNRLSLEENLPRALAQARNQDAQAAVIFIDLDGFKEINDTFGHSAGDALLVRVGARMSECLGDMGQLYRLGGDEFIAILPLCDSRAQVSALAERLRVCLCRPFRLSKRTLTIGASLGVALSPKDGHDARELLELADQAMYHAKRSGKSAVAFASDVPGLPN